The Glycine soja cultivar W05 chromosome 15, ASM419377v2, whole genome shotgun sequence region cggTTACAATCacctgaaaaataaaaactaaaattaaaattaaagcaaaaaaCCAACACACCAAAGGAATactccatgtttttttttaagggaaGAAATATACTCCATGTtaagaattattattataaaataaagcgaaaataaGATATGCATTGTATAATCTAATCACAaaccattttatatttattgattttgataATTACTATGTTACGtcatgttaaaaattataataaaataaaaaataagatatttatgGTTAGCACTTACAATGTAAAGTGTTTTTACTTATAGTATTATTTAATCACATACTATAATGTGATAAGTTTTTTACTTTGATAAtaaccataaaaaaaacataccaaacgtgatttttaattagttcccgtaaaaaaaaaattaactggtTGACATTAAAAACTTTTACATTCATCATACATATTCGttaaattctaaataaaaaataaatttaaatattttttaaaacaattattccAACTAATTTGTAATTGAGTTGATAAGGGACTTAATTCAATTCTGATacattttatcttaatcttatcTTTAAGTGATGTAAGACTTAAattattctaataaaaattatagatatataattgaagaaaaaaaatgaaaaaaattaaatgagaaaagATATAAGAGAAATAAgtgtaaattataaatatttaaagatattaaatatattacgtatatatattaatatattattgtttaatttgctCTCATACCTTACTAGGAAATTTATACcccaaaaattgaaagaaaaatcaaGGGTTTGCATAATTTGCAAAATCGAATTGCAAAGACCAAATACTTTGAATCAGCCTTGTTGATCAGGAGATTGTGAACTATGGTCTATAAAAATTAAGCAGCTCCACAaatcaaagaaacaaagaaagtattccaataaatttttattataagtaaTAAGAACCAACATCACATAGTTACATCTTATTAGTTTCATCACTAGTTTCAGCTTAAGAGAACCATTGATTTGATTCTCTAATCTCTTtcattctcacttttttttaatcatgaatggttgaatcttttgaatttaattaatgaatatatatctgttttaatttttttgcctATTTGACTCTTGCGTAAAGAAACTCGATGAATTCAAACTATTCAGGTCTCAAATTCAGGgtcattaaatatgtatttgacTGTTTTTATAGTATATGAAGTTAactagtatttttaattttaattattactctaattttgaatataagtaaaaaaaatgtgtcaaggattaaccaatttttttagttagtacaaaattatttttctccttGTATTTAAATTTGGAGAAAATAGCATATATAGAATTAGGTAGTTTTACTTTTAATTGAATCCAAAGAAAGTAGTAAATTTTATGACAATTCATTTTGGTCACTTTATCTAAGAAATgcgttattttaaaaatgactaaTAATACACGAATATTTCTCATCATTTTAAACATTCCATTTAcgtcttaattattttttttaatatttttatctaaacTGCATTTCATAAAAAACATTCTTGCTTGAGATTTGTAGAACGACTATGAGCGGTAAACTTTAACTACTGAgtatttaaagatattaaatatatttttttattttcatttcatgctATATTATAACAGTCCTCTAATATTATTGTTTAACTTGCTTATTTCTATAAGCTACTAGAAAGTTTATActccaatttgaaagaaataaatcaGCGGTTGGCAAAATGGAATTGCGAAGATCAAATACTTAGAATCAGCCTAGTTGATCGGAAGCTTGTGAACCACATGGTCTACGAAAAATAGGCAGCTCTACAAATCAAAGAAATAAAGCAATTAttgcaataaatttttattataggtAAGAAGAAGCAACATCACATAGTTAAATCTTAGTAGAATTAGttagtaaattgcaaatttttGGCAATGACAACAAGTACTTCTAGTGTTGCATAGAGGCCTTCCTACAACAAGCAGGAACAGTAATAATAACATCTAAGTCAACAAGAAAGCTAGAATGCTTCTCCATAGTCTTAATtgctttttgaaaatttatgttCCCGGCCTTGTTCAATTGAGCTCACATTCTAACAATTTATAGTATTAGCGCTAATTGATGAAGTGAAGCATTCGCCATTCTTTCTcgaatttttttccttcaagtATCTGATAGGGACTTTTGTTCTTGAGTTTTCTTCGTCGCGCCAATTTGACTGGGATACGAAGAAGACCATGCTATGCAAACTTGCAGTTATTGAAGAATGGttgaatatttgaattgaatgaatgaatataacattatttgatgttgattttttgctttttgacttttgagtcaaGAAACTAAATGAGTTCAAACTATTCAGGTCTCAAATTCAGGGTCATTAAGTAGTATTTGAGTTGAAAtagtaaaactaaaataaattttatgtaaaataaattgaggAAAAATCTATTTACATCAGTTCTTCCACCGTCGTGTTATAGTATTATCATATCTTTGGTacgttctcttttattttaaagttgctGTAAAACATTAAAActgttttaaagttaaaatttaaaataaaaaaactaagggTCGTTTACTTACATGCATTTATGTtttctgtttcattttttgttttcactttttaattatgaaactctcaccttttttctttctttctctgtttcttgtataaatctttcaaaacagaaaataaattaaaaacaagacgaaaagtttgtaattaaaatataaaaacagaaaatgaaacacagaaaacaaaagaaaaaattgaattttttgctCTGTTTTcgttcaacaacaattaattaaagataagaCAAGAgtagattattaaaaaaaattattagtaggaaacaaattcaagtataaaaaatttataataacccAAACATTTGGGTCAATCAACTTATCTAAATCCTTTGGTGAAGTAACTAGGgtatacaatttattttaaaaaaacactttagtTAACTTTTTTAAATGCTGTTATTGTTTCCGTTTTCTTTGATAAAAGTTAAGctccttattttaaaaaagtttttcttcAAGTGTGTTTCTTaaaattaggataaaaatgTATTCATTTAAAAAGACTGGAGATACTATTTTCTTACAAACtctcttcaaatatttttactagtagttctttaaaagaaaatgtcattgtaggatttaaaatgatttttttttcattttgtctttttttttaatcttttctaaTCAATGCAATTTAACGGACACTAactattttattgttaaagtaAGGATTATTAAGTGCCCCTATTGGATGAATAGAACAGTTTCAGTTTGCGTCTTTTGACATTTGAGAAATGTAGCcaaatcccccccccccccccccgccccccccccccccccttcataTTAAGGGTTGCtgaatatttcaatttaatgaacagaaaataagaaattatttgatTAGTGCTTACGATCTTCACTTATCAGCCTTAAGTGGTGTGAGGTTCAGTAAGGAATCTGAGACATATTAATCTTATAAAAGAGGTCAAAGATAGTGGAATGTGTTTGTGAACTAATTTCTGAGCTAAGAATTCAGAATTCAGAAATATGGTAATTAACTAAGTAATTATGTTCTGCTCTAAAGCTCCAATTGTCCAGAGTAGAGTGACTAGATGTTCGAATTCTTAatcagtttcttttttttaaaaaaaaaaaacataaaattgacAGAGCTTAAATTtgagtaattttttatgattctgTACTTTGGAAATTACCTTACGGATATAAATTATATCTCGtttgaaaggataaaaaatgaaaacgcaCCTTGCATAGGCACACACAATATTaagaattcaataaaaaaaaggtaaatgaTCCTATAAATATAAGATTGTAATCTTTGACAGAGAGAAGAGTAACGGAAAAAAAGTTAggaaaaatttagaaaacaacCTACGCTTAAAACTCTATAAATCAATAATGTAACAtcagaaaaatttattaatttagatagttattaatttatcgataaattaataattattaatttaaagagtttttaagtaattatattggagataccaaacaaaaagacaaaTTAGTTTATACCTCTTAGAATTATGTTACAGCAAACCTTAAGACTCAAGGTAAATTAGTAACTACTGTGTTCATATGCATTGGAAATCAATAATGACTTTTGAAGTATAATAAATACTGAAAAAATACTTATGACATCAAACACTCTTCACAACTTTATGATATAATACAAAAATACTTGGATGCAATCAGAAAAGTTAGAGATGAGTTTCAAATAGACTTAAACTTTAAAGGAAAACAGACAACTattgaattatatttcaataaagtgtaatatttttttttcaatttctatgaattattaatttatgatttttttaggattgaaaattataaagggATCTTacgaaaaattattatcttattattttatcgagttttttaattttttacattggcCCAAATCGGGACcagacaaatttattattttagagagtttattaatttaccaaatattaatttgaagaGTTTCTAATAGAGCGCAAATAATAGGGTattatataaaaaggatattttggatatcaataaggaaaaagaatgaggaatatatttagtatttaggattggtgtaaatagcaattacCTTGTTCTATTCACAAAGTTTGCATATAATACCCCTAAAAAAAAGTTTGCATATAATATCTTGCTTGATCTACACGACATATAAAGTGTTTTATTTTGGtagttgtaatatttttttttgggtgagaataaaaaaacacagAAATTTTTAACATTACACACATCTTTATCAACTGAATTAGATaccattaatatataaaattttgaattatgttgAAAATACactgataattaaaataaaatatatactaatcatcaaataaaataacaacCAGTCGTTATCCAGAAAAATTctccattaaaataaatatccaatcagttcccttctttttctcttttggtaATCTCATTTTCTAAACGGAGTTCTCAAATTTCAACGTCACTGCTgctggtgaaaaaaaaaatgcatcaaaTGCCATCATTCCACTCTACGTTCAACAAAAACAACGGTCAAGATCTTCTTAAAACAACGTCGGCAATTGCATCATAGATTCATACGCAGTTCACGGCGCAGGTTAGTCAGATATGCAGTCATGCGCCGCGTTGGCGCGTTGCGCTGGCATTTCCGCAGACGGGTCACGCGCTTAGCACAACGCGTATAACCCACGGCATCCTCCGAAAAGTCCGAAATTCAAACAATTGTTCCACGTTGGGCCGAACAAAAACAGCGAAACATCGTTCACAAGTGGCTTGCTTGGTCGGACTAGGAAAGTTTTCAAAGCCAAGCAAATACGAGCTTTACCCAATTTTCTTGCTGTTGAATTTTCCACTGTTCAATCTTCAAAATCACATTTTTCTCGATCTTCACCTTCTGGgttgcttttttttcttcttcttcttcttcttttgttttcgcTATGGAATCGAAAAACCCTGCGAGGTTTACGCTGGGGAAGCAGTCGTCGCTTGCCCCAGAACGCCATAACAAAGAAGCAGAGCTCCAAAAAGATGGGGAAGCTGTTGATCAGGGTGTGAGGTTGATGTATTCGGCATTCGAAGGCGATGTGGGTGGAATTCGCGAGGCGTTGGAGTCTGGTGTGAGTGTGAATTACAAGGATATTGATAATCGCACTGCTCTTCATGTTGCGGCGTGTGAGGGCTTCACTGATGTTGTTGATTTATTGCTCCAAAAAGGTGCTGAAGTTGACCCCAAAGATCGATGGGGGAGCACGGTaactaagcttttttttttttttctttttcttttttcaattcctGATTGGGTTTAGTACCATGAGTAATTGTGATTTGATAATTGGCATGGTTTGGTGTTGTTGTTATTTCCTGCTTTTAGTGTGGCAAAGCGGGTAACATTACCAATTTACCATAGATGTAATTTAGAAAAGGCCAAGGTTAGGCTTCGGTCTTCAGGGTTGTTGTATTGTATCTTGTTTTAATGTTGTTTGACTAGGCAAATGCTTTATCTTGTCATGTGGATTCATTCTGTGCATTGTAATGCCCCAATAATTGATTGCACATCGAGTTGGAGATTAACTTTGGAGGCATTTTGTGCACATAATTATTGTTACACTTTGCACAGGGTGGTTGACTAATTGCTTAGGTGTGAGTTTCTTGAAGTGAATTTAAGTTGGGTTCTCCTCTTACCAAAAGGAGCTTGATCTTATCTTTACATTTGGTTATCGTTATTCGTTTTGAACTAAAAGTGGAGCAGGGAGTGTTCATTAGCATTTATTCGGCAGAGTGTTTTCATCTAATATTTGGAAGTAGACACTTCTGTTGCACGTTGGCTTAGCTCTTatctgtttaaattttttttatgatgggATTAAACATCAAGAGGATATAAGTAATGTGAAACTTGGAAAATATGGTGGATCTTGTGCTGGAAATTGTACTAGGCTTCTCCAAAATTGTGGTTGTGCTTATCCTTAGTTTAATTCCCAATATAAAAAGGCTCATGCTGTATCATGTTTCTGCTGAACGTTCTTTGTAGTCTTGTCTTCATGTTCTCCCTTTTCCTTTCTCTGTATTCTGTAATGACTGTTCCAGGGTCTTCTGTATTGGCTacctttgaaaataaaatactactATTAGATATGTAAATTGTAATTACAGGACTGATTATTAATCTTCTATCTCTTAAACAGCCACTTGCAGatgctattttttataaaaagaatgaCGTGATCAAACTATTGGAGAAGCATGGAGCAAAGCCTTTGGTGCGTGTGAATTtaggattttaattttattaagttgttttatttattgGTCTTGTCGTATCAGTTTTAGCTTTTGTATTCTGCTGGTGATTACCAATATATATTGTGATTATACTGTTTCAGATGGCCCCTATGCATGTTAATCATGCGCGTGAAGTCCCAGAGTATGAAATCAATCCTAAAGAGCTTGATTTTACCAACAGTGTGGAGATAACGAAGGTAAAAACTTCATTctgatttattgtttttattattttttatggtcaATTTGGTCTGTCCtcagattattttattttataaacctTGAGGACTTAATAAGAAATTCTATAATTGCATCGTCCATCATTAGATTTATAACACATTGTGTTTTCTTTTGGGTTTCTTTATTTCCCCCTTTCAATTAATATGCCGAGTTTTaggtaataacttttaaaagttttattaataGCTGTGATGTACAGTATTGAATTTTTatgataaacttttttttattgcctTGTCTTGGGAACACAATTGCTGTGAAACTTGCTTTTATGGCTGAGATCATGGCTGCCATCATTGCCATTGAAAAAGCGGTTGAGGATTGGAACTGGTTATGGCTAGAAACTGATTCCAAGCTTTTAATTCATGCTTATTCTGATCCTTCTTCTGTCGCATTTTGAATTGCTGGAAGAATTGTATAAAATTAACTCAACCTTTGAATTTTAGGATCTCTCATATTTATAGAGAGGGTAATGCTTGTGCAGACAAGCTTGCCGCTTTTGGTGCTGATAATATATGTTTTTGGTGGTGGGACTCTCCCCCCAGCTTTATTTCTCAGGAGCTCCTTAGGTACAGATTCTTATAGTTTGGTTCCTTGGGCTTGGTGTGGTTCCTTAGGTACAGTTCCCTTTTTGCAATGATATTTGAGGGGTGTGGCTTCAGGGGAGTTGAAGTTGGGGTGTCAACATAGCTGGGATGCCTTCTTTCAACTCCCCTTACATTCCTCCTTTTTTGGCCAAAAAAACTATTTCATATCTAGACCCAGTTTGcagattcacttaaaatgtcATGTTTGTGTGTACATAATTACTCAAGTTCATGAATCATCTTCAATTTTATTGCTTCTAAATGATTCTTGTATGTCATAATCTTGTCTTGATTTGCAGGGGACTTTCTGTAGTGCATTGTGGCGTGGAACAAAGGTTGCAGTAAAAAAGCTTGGGGAGGATGTAATTAGTGATGAGGAGAAAGTGTGAGTTGCTTATAAACCTTGTGCAATGATTGTTACATTTTGTTGTATACTTTCATGATAATTAATATACTTGACTTTTCACAGGAAGGCTTTCAGAGATGAGCTTGCTCTGTTCCAGAAGATCCGGCATCCAAATGTCGTCCAATTTCTGGGTGCTGTGACCCAGAGTAGTCCAATGATGATTGTGACAGAATATCTTCCCAAGGTATTTTGTCCTACAGTTACATGGAACATTATTTCTTGGGCTTTGCTTGGgaattttgatgtttgtttgaaGTTTAACAGTAATGTGATAGAAAATATTCCGTTCTTAATCTTATCCCCATGTTGTGCAGGGAGATCTTCGTGATTTCATGAAAAGAAAAGGAGCTTTGAAACCATCAACAGCTGTGAGATTTGCACTTGACATTGCTAGGTATTTGACACTCTCATGCCttgattttatttgaattatgttTAGATGAAGCATCTATTGGGTTCTGGTTAATGGAAAATGATGTCtcctcctttctttttttgtctattAAAATGTTAATACCATTCTATGTGAAATTATGCAGGGGAGTGGGTTATTTGCATGAAAATAAGCCATCGCCCATTATTCACCGTGATCTCGAGCCTtcgtaagtttttctttttttcaattattgtgttttcctctattcTTATTCTTTTATGTGAAGTCCATGCGTCTGTTTAATAGTCTGATACAGTCTAcactttttttatcaatgttgCTTATGAGTAAGCTAACAGTAATATATTGCGGGATGATTCTGGGCACCTAAAAGTTGCAGACTTTGGGGTTAGCAAGTTGCTGGCAGTTAAAGAAGACAAGCCTCTAACTTGCCAAGATACTTCCTGTGGGTGCTGCTTTTCTTCAGAACTATCATTATGCACACTTGAAATACCTAAATATCTGAAATGCTGTATTTTCTTATTCGTTGGGCATAAGAGAATATTGTCATTATTGTGACATTTTCCATGTGCTGGACTTTTGCATGCTGATTCAtggttttattttctgaaactgggaaattttttgtttttgtttataggCCGCTATGTGGCTCCTGAAGTTTTCAGACAAGAAGAATATGACACTAAAGTGGATGTATTTTCATTTGCACTAATTCTGCAAGAGGTAACTATTTTTAATGTTTCATCTCTAAATGGAAAGATAAAAGCTATACATTATAAAGTATTTTATGGAAATATTATCGTTGTTATTGTTGATCCATTTATTTTCCTGTATCCATATGCTGTATGAAACCTGTTTTGACTGCCACTTGAATTGACCTCTACATGGTCCATAGTAAACCATGTTCCTAAGTGATATTTAAACTACATCGTTTATCCTTGAAAATCGGCTATGCAGAATTTTAATAtccttttaatttgattatttacttCTCTTTCCCCTCAAAACCCAATAATTTCAACAATATGATAGCATGATTTTCTGCTATTGTGTTTTTAACAATGTTTATTGGTTTTATGGAATTATTGTAGCTTTTGTGTGAATGTTAAGATCCTACCTTGCCGTAGTCATTATTGATGTTTCTTATGTGCTATCTTTTAGATGATTGAAGGCTGCCCTCCTTTTTCTGCAAAGCAAGACGATGAAGTTCCCAAGGTATATGCTGCAAAAGAGCGTCCACCTTTCCAAGCACCAGCCAAGCGTTACTCCCATGGAATTCGAGAGTAAGTCTTCTATGTTTCTTGGGTTATTTTTCCTATCCAGCAAGTGAAACGATTTGCCAAATACACTCTACAGTCTACACAAACACAAGTCATGGTAATTTCAATTAAGCAAATGTCGTTATTAGGCTATGCATGACTCACATTGCTATTGTTTGTTTTGTCTGAGtgtgaaattacaaacaatACTTCTGATTTAACATAATATCTTTGCCAAGTTTTGCCTTTTCTCATTTGATAatgatacaattttaatttttttttttttatgtttcgcTGATCTCTCTAATGATTATAGATTGATTGAAGAGTGCTGGAATGAGAATCCAGCAAAGCGGCCAACATTTAGGCAAATAATAACAAAGCTGGAGTCCATCTACAACACAATTGGTCACAAAAGACATTGGAAGGTTGTCATCTCTCTTACATTCCCCCCTCCCCTGCATCAGATATTTTTGCTTGCATATGCTTGTTCAAAATTGTGTAGACTGGACTGAATGCTTAATCTctgtttataaatatttgaaacaTGTTTCTGGtttaataaaacaaagaaaaataataaaatgatataacctaggagagagcttgtatgaaAGAATAGAATGACATGCGGCAATTAGGGTTATAACAGAGAACTGTATGATCTTTTTGAATTTTCCAGCTCAGGAATTGTAttcttgagaaacaaaagtgaaaacTCACCACTCCACGGGCAACACTGGTATACAAGTAATTGGGGAGTAAGTAATTATGGGATGACATCTCTTGAATCTCAATGAAATGTAAACCCTTGCATAAATTGACATTTTTCTGACACAGGCTTACATATGTGCCAGAGAAATGCTTTATTTCTTTGGTTTCTGTACTGGCTTCTTTGGTAGAAAATGCAATGTTTCTTTGGCTGTTTA contains the following coding sequences:
- the LOC114388301 gene encoding integrin-linked protein kinase 1-like, whose translation is MESKNPARFTLGKQSSLAPERHNKEAELQKDGEAVDQGVRLMYSAFEGDVGGIREALESGVSVNYKDIDNRTALHVAACEGFTDVVDLLLQKGAEVDPKDRWGSTPLADAIFYKKNDVIKLLEKHGAKPLMAPMHVNHAREVPEYEINPKELDFTNSVEITKGTFCSALWRGTKVAVKKLGEDVISDEEKVKAFRDELALFQKIRHPNVVQFLGAVTQSSPMMIVTEYLPKGDLRDFMKRKGALKPSTAVRFALDIARGVGYLHENKPSPIIHRDLEPSNILRDDSGHLKVADFGVSKLLAVKEDKPLTCQDTSCRYVAPEVFRQEEYDTKVDVFSFALILQEMIEGCPPFSAKQDDEVPKVYAAKERPPFQAPAKRYSHGIRELIEECWNENPAKRPTFRQIITKLESIYNTIGHKRHWKVRPLKCFQNLEALLKRDHSNGSSRGGSSRSTSSRI